The genomic DNA GACTGGGAAGGAAGAATGAGTGACAGGGTGGGACCCTAGAGGTAAATCCTAAAGGCTGAGAGTAACTAAGGGGCTTTGGGTAACCTGAGGGTCCTAGAGGCACAGGGCTCTTGGAGCTGGAAAGGGAATAGAGACAGAGCCAGATGAGTGCTCAAAACCACCTTGTCAATTTAGACATTGGGAGGCTCATCTCGCACCCGCCTCCGAATCCTCTCTTCTGAATTTCAGGGTGGAAGGAAAAGTGTCTTTCTGTGACAGCATCTTCCCCTCTTTGGAAATCTCATTTGACATGGTTATTTGACCCGTGTTCCCTTTGTTTATAACATTCATGTGGTCAGTTCAACCTGTTCAAGCTTCTATCCAGAGCCAAGCTCTGCTTAGAGTAACAAGGAAACACCCTAAGTGGCCCTGGTGGGGTTGGAGCAAGAACCAGCTTCTCCTGGAGACACACCCAAGGAGCCTGGCTTCCCTCGGCCCCCGCCCCACTGCTCGCCCAAGCTGGGATTCCCCACTCTCTACCTCGTTCCCTTCTCACTTTGCTGCTCAACCAGCCACAATAAATCAAGAATCTGGAGTCTGCAAAGAAAAGAATCAGGgaatctctatgaaaaattagcAGAAGGGGTGTTCGGGGACATTTTTTATTATGCATGAAGACACTCTCAGTAGGGTGTATGATTATTTTGATTCTGATGCTGATATGCTCACATTACAATGAAAGTTAATTTTGTAGTTTGAAGTGGTTGCTACCACGGACTTCCATGACACCTGACATGGCTAAGAGCCAAATTTCATCTTTGCCCAAAGGTGACCAGGCTCCTGAATGATCATATGACCATTTGCAGTCTGAACAGCTATTTATGACTCCAGACGTCTGTTTCTAAGACTCTATCAAGAGAGAGAACTGAGGAAAGTTTTGGTTTATGATAATGAAGTGTCAGGCTGAGGATGTGCCCCCAAGTCCCTTCCTTCTTTACAAACCCCCAATGGATTAATCTTCCATGAATCTGTGTCTGTTGTAAGTAATTCATctagttttttattctttgatttaTCTTTTGGGCTAAAACTCCTTTTTCCCCACGGACAGACAGTTCAGAGActggaaagaacaaaagagataGCTCTTTGAGAATGACTTAGTATAATTTATTAAGATAAGTGTTGCTTTGTGTATACAAATATACCCAGGCAGCAGTAAAAACAGCACGGAAATGAAGGCAACCTTAGAGGCATTTCAAGAAGGTCTAACTATTTTGACTCCATTTCATTGAGGTCATGACTTGAGTTGTAATCAACATAGAAGGCTGCatggttattatttttgttggtgATGATTAAATGCAGGCAGAATCACAAACAAACTGTAGGAATGTAAAATACTCACAGGCAGGTGACAGGTTCAGGTCATGCTTGTGTCCTATTAGTCAGTGGCAGACAGAAGGGGAAAGCTTACCTACAGCAGTTACCTGCAGCAGCTGCCAGAAGCTGGGGGCCCGCCTAGCAGCAGCATTGCTTCTGGCAGCAGCACTTCTGCTGGCAACAGCCCTTCCCACAGCCGCAGCCACACGAGCTGCAGGTGCGGCGGCAGCAGCAGATCACGGGCGTGCTACAGCAGCCCCCACAGCAGCCGCGGCAGCAGGGGCAGCAGCTGGAGCAGCAGCCCACCCGGTAGCACCTGCAGGTGGTGCAGCTGCCACAGCCACCACAGCCACCACCGCAGCCACCACAGCCACCACCGCAGCCGCCACCACAGCCGCCGCAGCCACCACTGCAGCCACCACCGCAGCCGCCACAGCCACCACCGCAGCCGCCACAGCCACCACCGCAGCCACCACAGCCACCACCGCAGCCGCCACAGCCACCACCGCAGCCGCCACAACTTCCACAACCACAGCAGCCCATGGTGTCAGTAGAGAGGATGCAGATGAAGTGAGGATGGAGGACTCAGGAGAGGTGAGGAGGTCTGATGCCTCCTTCTGCTGGGGGAGGCCCTTATGTACCAACTCTGGAGACAGGAGAGGGAAGACACGTGACCACTTCCTTGTTGTCATTTGACTTGATGTACATGGAGAAATCTCTCCATCTCATATTGACTGTACTTTCAGACGTCTTTGTCTTCActgcattttcagttttgtttattgttttcataaAACTACATTCCAGTATAAGTTAAAAAGGCCTAAAAGTTCTAGGGAAGCATTCTGGGAGCTGAGGTGTGGTGAGGCTGTCCTTAGCAATGACAgccttctccttcttcctaaGATGCCCTGGGATTATGTGCCATGTGCATAGGTCCATGAGTTGTGAGTAGGGCTTACAAACCCCACAGAGCACCAGGCAGCCCCTGGACCAAACAATCCCAGAGCTTCTCAGCGACAGGTGCAGTGATATTGAAGGCACAGTCCCTGACTTCAAAGGGCTTGCAATAGTAAGTGACTCCGCTAGCTGGGAGGTGTAAATGGCAGCAGATTCAAAGGTCACTGCCAAAATTAGATGCCATCGTCCCATTTATTGACCAGTGAAGGCACTGATGCTGCTCCTTCCCTCCTCATTTGAAGCACATCATTGTGATTTGTCTTCTGCACACGAGGTCTTAATGCTTATTTCAAAAGCAGAAATCAGTCCTCTTAGGAGTCTGCATTTTGGTAATGTAATTATTGGtctggttcactgtaacctccgcctcccaggttcaagcgattctcctgcctcagcctcctgagtagctgggattacagtcatgtgccatgatacctggctgatttttgtatttttagtagagacagagtttcatcatgttggccaggctggtctcgaactcctgagttcaagcaatcctcctgtctcggcctcccaaagtgttgggattacagacgtgagccactgtgccctgccaggaATTCATTTTTGTCCTTGATTAGGTGATGTCAACTGATGACTAAGAGAAACAAGTCTGTGCTAAACAGCCTGGCCTGGGCTCCCTAGAGAATAGGCTCTTGGGCTATTCGGAGAGCACAGAGTGGGAACATCGAGGGACGCATGGTCCAGAGGTCAGAGAAGCTTGCTGAGCTGAATGAAGAAGGCCCAGCATGGGAAGGAAAGGAGTTTATGGCTCCAAGGAGAAGCCTGTGGCTGTGGACATGGTTTGTGGATCACAAACTTCATGAGAGTTTGTGACCAACAAAAAGTCTgtaaaaaaggcaagaaaaatatgAGTGCAAGCAGGGTCTTCTCCATGCGTGCTGAGGTAGAGGCTTCTGGCAATCAGTCAGTGCTCAGCAGACAGCAGTCCGCATCTCTGCTGCAGACGAGATCATCCTCCAATTCATTTTGTAACAGGCTCGCTGCCCAAAGCCTGTTTTCCCAACTTGGTAAAATTGTTCTTCAGAAATTTGAGCGAGAGAAAGTGCTGCCACGTCCCTATGGCTGATTAGAGTTGTTTATTAATGACTCCAAGCTGTCTCTGTGGTATTTGGAGTAAACAGAGCATTTTCAACTTGTCAGGGAGTTGCTTGAACTGGGATTGCGGGGACAGTGGAGCTAGAGATATGTGAATAGGTTTGAAGTTATTGATGGGGCAGAAGCGACAGAATTTGGTGAAAGACCAGAAATGGAActaacagaaaagaaagattcaaagataatttttaacatGGATTTGTACCTTGATGGATACGGAGCAGTGCAGGAAAAacgcaatttttttttctggtgggtAGTTGGTGATCAGGCAGGGAGAATTATGACTTGAGTCTGGAGCATGTGACACTGGAGATGTCTCTGAAACCCCAAGGGGAGAAGACGGAATGGAGAGTGGCTATTGATAGATTTTGTAGTCTGAGGAGAGTCTGAGCTGGAGGCTCTCCGTGGAGAAACTAACCAGGGAATACACATGTGGAAATCGACACCGTGGGTGTGAATGTGAACACTCCGGGAGGGAGGGCAGAGCGAGAAGAGAAGGCAGTGTTGCTTCAAGCCTTATCATAGATAATtgtgaggaaaacaaaaaagaaaaaagtcgtTTACTACAAAGATCCCTTTAGAAATATAGCTGGGAAGTGAGCACTTTTGCAAAAACGACAATTTGGATGCTCTTATTTACTCTTTTGCATCTCGGGAGTTTCCAAGAAACCAGGGTGATTTCCTGGAGAGAAGCCACTGCAGAGAGATGGAAAAGCAGCCGGCAGCAACCTTGGGTTCCGGCTTAACCTGAAGTCTCAACGATTCAACTGGTTTCTGAGAAAATGAAGATCCTCTCCTACATGTTAGCATCTCTTAGCTTGCTTTTAATCTGGTTTTAACAGAGACAAGTGAAAATTAGCAAACGTTCTGGGTCAAATATAGCCCATAAGGATGTAAACAAGGAATAGTCCTAGATAATCTTATCATGGAAACTGCAGCAGCAACAACAAGGAAGTGACCACTGGTCATGTGTCCTGGGTCACTCCCTCTTCCTTTTCCCAAGATGGTACATAAGGGCCTCCCCCACAGAAGGAGGCATCAGACCTCCTCACCTCTCCTGAGTCCTCTCCGCTCACTTCACCTGAGTCCTCTCTACTGACACCATGGGTTGCTGTGGTTGTGGAAGTTGTGGTGGCGGCTgtggtggctgtggtggtggCTGTGGCGGCTGCAGTGGTGGCTGCAGTGGTTGCGGTGGTGGCTGTGGTGGCTGTGGCAGCTGCACCACCTGCAGGCGCTACTGGGTGGGCTGCTGCTCCAGCTGCTGCCCCTGCTGCCGCGGCTGCTGTGGGGGCTGCTGTAGCACGCCCGTGATCTGCTGCCGCCGCCGCACCTGCAGCTCGTGTGGCTGCGGCTGTGGGAAGGGCTGTTGCCAGCAGAAGTGCTGCTGCCAGAAGCAATGCTGCTGCTAGGCGGAGCACCTGCCTCTGTCCTGTAGGTAAGACTCCCATCCTTCCCATCCTGTCTGGTCTCTCCCTCCTCTATGGTCCTGAACTCTGTAGCTGTTTTTGTTTGGTGTTTCATGTCTTTCCATCTGAAAAGCTACCAAACTAATAGGAACCATCTCATGGAAAAATATGAGAGCAGCGCAGCACCTGTGTAACTGTCCAAGTAACTGACCTCAGTAAAATGAAATCACAACGCCTCGTGTTCGGTCTGACGGACATACTCACGGCTATGCAGCTCCATCTTAGTTCCACTCTTCCCATTGGCATGCgatgcttctttgttttttgcttttgtgttcttaGTTATCATGTAACCTTGTCCAAATTTCCTAATAAAATAAACTAAGTGCCCAtaaaaagttctctttttttgcctttcttcCATTTAATCACACTGAATTCTGGTTTGTCTGTTCAGAAACTGGagagatattttatcttttttatctttgaacAAAGCCTTTGAAACACTTGTgccctggctcacacctgtaatcccatcactttgggagaccaaggcaggagagtccaggagttcaagaccaacttgggcaacatggtgagactcccgtctctacaaaaaatacaaaaattagccaggtgtggtggtgcatgcctgtagtctcagctactcgggaggctggggcaggaagatcacttgagcctaggaggttgaggctgcagtgagccgagatcacgccactgcactccagtctgggtgacccAGCAagaccctgacacacacacacacacacacacacacaacaataaccaacaacaacaacaacaaaaggcaaaaaaataagaaacacttgCTATGGCAGCAATGCAGCAAAGGATCATGTAAGAAGCTGCGACCAGGCCTCTGGGGACCAGCCCTGCTCAGACACACATCACCTTGCCCTGAAGTGTGTCTTCCTCCTTGGAGATCCGGGGTccctgtttttgtttgagatagagtctcactctgttcctcaggctggagtgcagtggcactgtctcggcttactgcaacatctgcctcctgggttaagtgattctcctgcctcagcctcccaagtagctgggattacaggcctgagccaccatacccagctgatttttgtatttttagtagagacagggtttcaccatgttggccgggctggtctcaaactactgacctcaagtgatccgcccgcctcagcctcccaaagtgctgggattacaggcgtgagccacaggaGCCTGCCTGGGGCCTCTGTTTTATTGATGTAAGATGACACAGTCCTTCAGCGACAGACCCACATACCAAACTCAGGCGTTCCAATCAAGAACAAATATGGAATTTAACGGTGGGGTAAGCTCAACTGGGTTTTGATGGGTTTCTTTCattcatatatttcatattcttctttcttattcCTGACTTTCTCCTGTGTGTGaggctttcttctcttccttttttttccataCACTGCAACATTTCGTGGAAgacatttgaaacattttatttatttatttatttatttatttatttatttatttttgagacagagtcttgctctgtcactcaggttggagtgcaatggcgcgatctcggttcactgcaacctctacctctcagggtcaagcgattcttttgcctcagcctcctgagtagctgggattacaggcacccacccccgtacctggctaatatttattgaaacatTTTAGAACCAAATACATTCGACTGTGAAAAAACTCTCCCAGTGACACCATCTTCTCTACTATCTTTAGTAAAAGTAAGAAATGAAATCGAGGGCCTCATAAAAGAAAACCTGTGGGAAGGGGATTTTCAAGCTTCTTTGAAGGAGGAAGTCTTTTCTTCAACTGCTTTAATTTAATGAAGAGCATGttgctctttcctttcccttctttttttcttgttgattatTTTCTGCAGCTTCCACACTTTTTCTGACTGTTGAGATTCTATGGTCTTGTTTGCTGTAGACTTTAGGCTGAGGACATTTGGGATCAAGATGGTTTCATGTTTTCACACATTGATGTGGCCTCTCTgttcaaaacaggaaaaagaaagcttGTTTTTGTGTTATATACACAggatagatatgtgtatataacatacaaaaataaaataacaacatagCTGAACTCAAAAACAAGACATCTATCTCTGTGGACCACagactgaaaatgtaaaatgtgggGCTGAAACTCTGGGCTTGCTGGGTTCTGGGTCACAGATATGACGTGCGTAGGATACAAGAGAGGCCAGATACCCCATGAGAGTGGGGATCAGAGCCAGTCTTGCTTTTGAAGATACGTGTCAGAGTGGGGCCCCCTTCATCTTGGAATAAACCTGCTGTCCTTTGCTGCCCAGGGCTGTGGCTTCTGAACTGCTAACCGCTTATACCAGGTGTCCCCAAACACCAGACCACGGACCAGGactcacagcaggaggtgagcagtgggcaagcGTGCGAAACTTCatttgtatttacagccactccccatcactcacattaccacccaagctctgcctcctgtcagatcagcagccaCAGCATTAgcttctcataggagcacaaactcTTTTGTGAACTCCACATGTGAAGGATCCAGGTTGTACAtactttatgagaatctaatgcttgttgatctgtcactgtctcttaTCCCCCTCAGATGGGACCATCTATTCGCAgcaaaacaagctcagggctcccactaaTTCTACATTATAGCGAGTTGTACAATTATTTCATGATATATTACAGTgtaacaataatagaaataaaacgCATTGTAagtgtaatgtgcttgaatcatcctgaaaccatctccccACTtcccatggaaaaattgtcttccacaaaaccagtccctggtgccaaaacaTTGGGGACCACTGCCTTAGAGAGACTGGAGGATACAgacagtcttttttattttttattttttgagacagagtcttgctctgtaacccaggctggagtgcagtggtgggatctcagctcactgtatcctctgcttcccgggttcaagcgattctcctgtctcagtctgctgagtagctggggtaAAATTATaggttcctgccaccacacctggcttttttttttttttcatatttttagtagagacagggtttcaccatgttgga from Piliocolobus tephrosceles isolate RC106 chromosome 11, ASM277652v3, whole genome shotgun sequence includes the following:
- the LOC111527564 gene encoding predicted GPI-anchored protein 23, with product MGRMGVLPTGQRQVLRLAAALLLAAALLLATALPTAAATRAAGAAAAADHGRATAAPTAAAAAGAAAGAAAHPVAPAGGAAATATTATTATTAATTAAATATTTATTAATTTSTTTATHGVSREDSD